One Panthera leo isolate Ple1 chromosome B1, P.leo_Ple1_pat1.1, whole genome shotgun sequence DNA window includes the following coding sequences:
- the SPCS3 gene encoding signal peptidase complex subunit 3 — protein MNTVLSRANSLFAFSLSVMAALTFGCFITTAFKDRSVPVRLHVSRIMLKNVEDFTGPRERSDLGFITFDITADLENIFDWNVKQLFLYLSAEYSTKNNALNQVVLWDKIVLRGDNPKLLLKDMKTKYFFFDDGNGLKGNRNVTLTLSWNVVPNAGILPLVTGSGHVSVPFPDTYEITKSY, from the exons ATGAACACGGTGCTGTCGCGGGCGAACTCGCTGTTCGCCTTCTCCCTGAGCGTGATGGCGGCGCTCACCTTCGGCTGCTTCATCACCACCGCCTTCAAAGACCGGAGCGTCCCGGTGCGGCTGCACGTCTCGCGGATCATGCT aaaaaatgtaGAAGACTTCACTGGACCTAGAGAAAGAAGTGATCTGGGATTCATTACATTTGATATAACGGCTG ATCTAGAGAACATATTTGATTGGAATGTTAAgcaattgtttctttatttatcagCAGAATATTcaacaaaaaataat gCTCTCAACCAAGTAGTCCTTTGGGACAAGATTGTTCTGCGAGGTGATAATCCAAAGCTGCTGTTGaaagatatgaaaacaaaatattttttctttgacgATGGAAATGGCCTCAA GGGAAACAGGAATGTCACTTTAACCCTGTCTTGGAACGTTGTACCAAATGCTGGAATTCTACCTCTTGTGACAGGATCAGGTCATGTATCTGTCCCATTTCCAGATACATATGAAATAACGAAGAGTTATTAG